In a genomic window of Chaetodon trifascialis isolate fChaTrf1 chromosome 8, fChaTrf1.hap1, whole genome shotgun sequence:
- the LOC139335164 gene encoding U8 snoRNA-decapping enzyme, with product MASGQLSRAEALACSGCRHACHVMLYSDTKTQLFGRTPIRHIILMQMRFDGLLGFPGGLVNPSEETLEAGLSRELSEELGVALPISVDDHVDSCRVPASSPSSSHLITHFYVKKMEEEQIREVEKAAASTATDHGQEVLGMVRIPLYTMKGGGGLASFLSHSFIGNARSQLVDSLLRFNLITPEELHKVLTHSLEIHTHTAEDLKAALSLTEAKRKRF from the exons ATGGCGAGTGGACAGCTGTCGAGGGCGGAGGCCTTGGCGTGCTCAGGCTGCAGGCATGCATGTCATGTGATGCTCTACTCTGACACAAAAACTCAGCTGTTTGGAAGAACTCCCATCAGACACATCAtactg ATGCAGATGCGCTTTGACGGTCTGCTGGGTTTCCCTGGCGG TCTTGTTAACCCATCTGAGGAGACCCTGGAGGCGGGGCTGAGCAGGGAATTGTCGGAGGAGCTGGGTGTGGCTCTTCCAATATCGGTAGACGATCATGTGGACTCCTGCCGTGTCCCTGcttcttccccctcctcttcccatcTTATCACTCACTTCTACGtgaagaagatggaggaggagcagattaGGGAGGTGGAGAAAGCGGCTGCATCCACAGCAACTGATCATGGACAGGAG gttcTAGGAATGGTCAGAATCCCACTCTATACCATGAAAGGAGGGGGAGGCCTTGCGTCCTTCCTGTCGCACTCGTTCATCGGCAACGCTCGCTCCCAGCTGGTCGACTCTCTGCTGCGCTTCAACCTGATCACCCCCGAGGAGTTGCACAAAGtcctcacacactctctggagatacacacacacactgcagaggacctGAAAGCGGCCCTTTCACTGACAGAGGCGAAGAGGAAACGGTTTTGA